In Listeria swaminathanii, the following are encoded in one genomic region:
- a CDS encoding PTS sugar transporter subunit IIB, with translation MGQFKILVACGAGIATSTVVTDRVERLVKENNVDAEVKQIKISEAASMQDGADLIVSTTILPTTYKIPAIIATSYITGMGMEELDEEILAHLK, from the coding sequence ATGGGACAATTTAAAATTTTGGTAGCTTGTGGAGCAGGAATTGCAACATCAACAGTAGTAACGGACAGAGTAGAACGTTTGGTAAAAGAAAACAACGTGGATGCAGAAGTAAAACAAATTAAAATTTCCGAAGCAGCATCCATGCAAGACGGAGCGGATTTGATCGTATCAACAACTATTTTACCAACAACGTACAAAATCCCAGCTATTATTGCAACTTCTTATATCACTGGTATGGGTATGGAAGAATTAGACGAAGAAATACTTGCGCACCTTAAATAA
- a CDS encoding PTS sugar transporter subunit IIA, whose product MDLVQFLKKGMVWVQSDIEKQEDLFQMVAESGKSEGYVTDDFLTRLTDREQTFPTGLKLDGYGVALPHTDPECVTEQFIAVITVKDGIPFKLMEDAGQTVEANLIFVLGLNEPHSQLAVLQQLMGTIQDKDNVAALLRAKDEDEVKQILETIAV is encoded by the coding sequence ATGGATTTAGTACAATTTTTGAAAAAAGGAATGGTTTGGGTTCAATCGGATATCGAGAAACAAGAGGACCTATTCCAAATGGTCGCAGAAAGTGGAAAGTCTGAAGGGTATGTGACGGATGACTTTTTAACGAGACTAACAGACCGTGAACAAACCTTTCCAACGGGGCTAAAATTAGATGGATACGGCGTGGCATTACCGCACACGGATCCAGAATGCGTTACGGAACAATTTATCGCCGTAATCACTGTGAAAGATGGCATTCCATTCAAATTAATGGAAGATGCTGGTCAAACGGTTGAAGCGAATTTGATTTTCGTACTTGGACTAAACGAACCTCACAGCCAGCTCGCGGTACTTCAGCAATTGATGGGGACGATTCAGGATAAAGACAATGTAGCCGCATTACTCAGAGCGAAAGATGAAGACGAAGTAAAACAAATTTTAGAAACAATAGCCGTTTAA
- a CDS encoding BglG family transcription antiterminator, which yields MYLDERSNSLLKELLRHPDTSSTNLQAKFGLTRRQVDYSFQKINNWLEEQTYPKIHRAANGRFIVEPDLFQIIGEEDGEKTDWYIPSEKERASLIILMLTTGSEELSLNHFISELEVSKNTVLRDLKLVQKTLDKFNLEVKYSRMRGYLIDGDEWNQRTALIYAAEHIIESFGGEEYLQDFMQVEEARIKDLREKLEQVEHHLNLHFIDNKMQILPYILEAVFRRMKKGQTITTSFLIDYNELSDTREYGAAEIFIEEEPNMPEAERMYITLQLLTSNVLPKQYLKSEETHKLRLALEQVLSEFEKKACIQLVDKESLLEKLFAHIKPAYYRIKYHLTTDYSILDKIDQEFQAVHYIVKESLMPLERFIGSKVPENESIFITLFIGGHLIESTEKLQTRLKAVVVCPNGLSISRLMEKTLRSLFPEIFFYQAMSIREFEQTKVGYDIVFSAVPLSTDKKFFLINQLMDGKERLELRRRVMRSVYLVDEVNISVDQLMKTISKFADIKDAARLEKVLADYLMPVPEENTSKHEGKSSLADLLEVTRITRKKSVKDWHEAIYHAALPLLSAGVVESAYVEEMKRQYPAPIMNIILRNTIAIPHAETEKGVNSLGMSLLYLEEGLPLEGGKELHFIVVIAAVDKNAHFTALLQLMELSENKKELKKLADAGNTEEMHQIIKNFTDLETKKTM from the coding sequence ATGTATTTGGATGAGAGAAGTAATTCACTTTTAAAAGAACTCTTACGACATCCTGACACATCGAGTACGAACTTACAGGCAAAATTTGGTTTAACTCGAAGACAAGTCGACTATAGTTTCCAAAAAATTAATAACTGGCTTGAGGAACAAACTTATCCGAAGATTCATCGAGCTGCGAATGGGCGATTTATCGTAGAACCTGACCTGTTTCAAATCATTGGTGAGGAAGATGGCGAAAAAACGGACTGGTACATCCCGTCAGAAAAGGAACGTGCCAGCCTAATCATCCTCATGTTAACAACAGGAAGTGAAGAGTTATCCCTTAATCACTTTATAAGCGAGCTGGAGGTGAGTAAGAACACCGTATTACGAGACTTGAAGCTGGTACAAAAGACGCTCGATAAATTCAACCTCGAAGTGAAATATTCACGAATGCGTGGCTATTTAATTGACGGAGACGAGTGGAATCAGCGGACGGCGCTCATTTATGCGGCAGAACACATCATAGAAAGTTTTGGTGGCGAAGAGTATTTACAGGATTTCATGCAAGTGGAGGAAGCGAGAATCAAAGACCTCCGGGAAAAATTGGAACAAGTGGAACATCACCTGAATTTGCATTTTATTGACAATAAAATGCAAATACTGCCTTACATTTTAGAAGCTGTTTTTCGGCGGATGAAGAAGGGGCAAACAATTACGACATCTTTCCTGATTGACTACAATGAATTGTCAGATACTCGGGAATACGGAGCAGCAGAGATTTTTATTGAAGAAGAGCCGAACATGCCAGAAGCGGAGCGAATGTACATCACCTTGCAACTTTTAACTTCGAATGTACTTCCGAAACAGTATTTAAAATCGGAGGAAACGCATAAGTTAAGGCTGGCGCTGGAACAAGTTCTAAGCGAATTTGAGAAAAAGGCTTGTATTCAACTAGTAGACAAAGAATCGTTACTTGAAAAATTATTTGCACATATTAAACCTGCGTATTATCGAATTAAGTATCATCTTACAACAGATTACAGCATTTTAGACAAGATTGATCAAGAATTCCAAGCCGTGCATTACATCGTGAAAGAGTCGCTCATGCCATTAGAACGTTTTATTGGTAGCAAGGTTCCTGAAAATGAAAGCATATTTATCACCCTTTTCATTGGAGGGCATTTAATCGAATCCACGGAAAAATTACAAACGAGACTAAAAGCAGTTGTAGTTTGTCCGAACGGATTGTCGATTTCGCGATTGATGGAAAAAACATTACGCAGTCTGTTCCCGGAAATATTTTTCTATCAAGCGATGTCGATTCGAGAATTTGAACAAACAAAGGTAGGCTATGACATTGTGTTTTCCGCAGTACCACTTTCGACCGATAAGAAATTTTTCCTAATCAACCAATTGATGGATGGGAAGGAACGCCTCGAGCTTAGACGCCGGGTGATGCGGTCGGTTTACTTAGTGGATGAGGTGAATATCAGCGTCGACCAATTAATGAAAACTATTTCCAAATTTGCTGATATTAAAGATGCTGCCCGTCTTGAAAAAGTGTTAGCAGACTATTTAATGCCAGTTCCAGAAGAAAACACATCCAAACACGAAGGCAAAAGTTCACTCGCAGACTTACTTGAGGTAACGCGAATCACTCGGAAGAAATCGGTGAAAGACTGGCATGAGGCAATTTATCATGCGGCTTTACCATTACTTTCAGCAGGAGTGGTGGAATCAGCTTACGTGGAAGAAATGAAACGGCAATATCCGGCACCGATTATGAACATCATTCTCCGTAATACGATAGCTATCCCTCATGCTGAAACGGAAAAAGGAGTAAATAGCCTCGGAATGAGTTTACTTTATCTAGAAGAAGGCTTGCCACTAGAAGGCGGTAAAGAGCTACATTTTATCGTTGTTATCGCAGCCGTAGACAAAAACGCTCATTTCACAGCATTACTACAATTGATGGAATTATCGGAGAACAAAAAAGAACTGAAAAAACTTGCGGATGCTGGAAACACAGAAGAAATGCACCAAATAATTAAAAACTTCACGGACTTGGAAACAAAAAAGACAATGTAG